The Sesamum indicum cultivar Zhongzhi No. 13 linkage group LG6, S_indicum_v1.0, whole genome shotgun sequence genome has a segment encoding these proteins:
- the LOC105165225 gene encoding NADH dehydrogenase [ubiquinone] iron-sulfur protein 5-B-like has translation MASGWGITGNKGRCYDFWMDFSDCMSRCREPKDCALLREDYLECLHHSKEFQRRNRVYKEEQRQLRAAAEKGKGGGEDVHH, from the exons ATGGCGTCGGGATGGGGAATAACAGGGAATAAGGGTCGTTGCTATGATTTCTGGATGGATTTTAGCGACTGCATGTCTCGCTGCAGGGAGCCCAAAGATTGCGCACTGCTCCGTGAAGATTATTTGGAGTGCCTCCACCACTCTAAAGAG TTCCAACGTCGGAATCGGGTCTACAAGGAGGAGCAGCGTCAACTAAGAGCAGCAGCAGAGAAGGGCAAGGGAGGTGGGGAGGATGTTCATCACTGA
- the LOC105165226 gene encoding isoprene synthase, chloroplastic — protein MAHCTSFQPHNFLSNQKSQRNSSSKEAFLPSNLQCMRWKMQSTVAKQLVSYQPSSWSYDFIQSIGDDHMNHVMEVEEDAGKMEDEVQCMLENEDVEPLVLIELIDDIDRLGIAYRFEENIDRALERILLQSSQVEQKLRENLRSSALYFRLLRRHGYSVSTDIFESFKDSNGNFRTSLATDIEGMLNLYEASHLAFDGESTLDEAREFTSFHLKNMLGKMDMKSALRVSRALELPSHHRMQRLEERWNIEMYDKQNKANQLLRKLATLDFNLVQKVHQRDLQEASRWWRHVGLANKLSFARDRLMESFFWTVGMISEPQFSKCRVGLTKVVNLITVLDDIYDVYGSADELEQLTIAVDKWDVNAVNDLPDYMKLFFFALYNTVNDMAYDTLKEQDQVIISQLKKVWADLCKAFLKEAEWRYKKEIPKFDEYLDHGWTSSSGVVLLTHAYFLTTQNITDEAIKALNDGHGLLRSPSTVFRLANDLSSSKDDVGRGETAKAVSCYMHETGASHEVACAYIGKLIDQNWKMINKESTYNSALFGKCFIQTAQNLARIALCQYQHGDAHTAPTDGSRNRVKSVIMEPIHFMK, from the exons ATGGCGCACTGTACTTCATTCCAACCACATAATTTCTTATCAAACCAAAAATCACAGAGAAATAGCAGTTCGAAGGAAGCGTTTCTTCCCAGTAATCTCCAATGTATGAGATGGAAAATGCAGTCCACGGTCGCCAAACAGTTAGTTAGTTACCAGCCAAGTTCTTGGAGTTACGACTTCATACAATCCATTGGCGATGATCACATGAATCATGTG ATGGAAGTAGAGGAGGATGCCGGGAAGATGGAGGACGAAGTTCAGTGCATGCTTGAGAATGAAGACGTGGAGCCGTTGGTTCTGATAGAATTGATTGATGATATCGATCGTCTAGGCATCGCGTACCGGTTTGAGGAGAATATCGACAGAGCCCTTGAGAGAATTCTACTTCAATCTTCACAAGTTGAGCAGAAACTGCGTGAGAACTTGCGTTCTAGTGCTCTCTATTTCAGGCTGCTTAGACGACATGGCTACAGTGTTTCTACAG atatatttgAGAGCTTCAAGGACTCAAATGGAAACTTTAGAACAAGTCTGGCCACGGACATTGAAGGAATGTTAAATCTGTATGAAGCTTCTCATCTAGCATTTGACGGGGAGAGTACGTTGGATGAGGCTAGAGAATTTACGAGCTTCCACCTCAAGAATATGCTCGGGAAGATGGACATGAAAAGTGCTCTGCGAGTGAGCCGTGCATTGGAACTTCCATCCCATCACAGAATGCAAAGATTGGAAGAAAGGTGGAACATTGAGATGTATGATAAACAAAATAAGGCGAACCAGTTGTTGCGTAAATTGGCAACATTGGATTTCAACTTGGTGCAAAAGGTGCACCAACGAGATCTGCAAGAAGCATCAAG GTGGTGGAGACATGTCGGCTTAGCAAATAAGCTGAGCTTTGCAAGAGACAGGTTGATGGAAAGCTTCTTTTGGACAGTTGGAATGATCTCTGAACCTCAATTTAGTAAATGTCGTGTTGGATTAACCAAAGTGGTCAACCTAATTACCGTTTTAGATGACATTTATGATGTTTATGGCTCTGCCGACGAGCTAGAGCAACTGACAATTGCTGTTGACAA GTGGGATGTCAATGCTGTGAATGATCTTCCAGACTACATGAAGCTATTCTTCTTTGCACTTTACAACACAGTGAACGACATGGCATATGATACTCTTAAAGAACAAGATCAAGTCATAATTTCTCAGCTAAAAAAAGTG TGGGCAGATTTATGCAAAGCATTCTTAAAAGAAGCAGAGTGGAGATACAAGAAAGAAATCcctaaatttgatgaatatttggATCATGGATGGACTTCTTCCTCTGGAGTGGTATTGTTAACTCATGCCTATTTCTTGACCACTCAAAATATCACAGATGAAGCCATAAAGGCCTTGAATGACGGCCACGGCCTGTTACGTTCCCCCTCTACAGTTTTTCGTTTGGCCAACGATCTATCTTCCTCAAAG GATGACGTCGGAAGAGGCGAAACTGCAAAAGCAGTCTCATGTTACATGCATGAAACCGGTGCATCTCATGAAGTTGCTTGTGCATATATTGGAAAGTTGATTGATCAAAACTGGAAAATGATAAACAAAGAGAGTACTTACAATTCAGCACTCTTTGGCAAATGTTTCATTCAAACAGCTCAGAATCTTGCTCGCATAGCTTTGTGCCAATACCAGCATGGAGATGCTCATACTGCCCCGACCGATGGATCAAGAAATCGAGTCAAATCAGTGATCATGGAGCCCATTCACTTCATGAAGTGA
- the LOC105165227 gene encoding universal stress protein PHOS34 — MEKSVMVVGLDDSDHSFYALEWTLQHFFSPSPENSPFKLVVVHAKPSALTAIGLAGPGSAEVLPYVDLDLRKIAARVLEKAKEMCTAKSVNDAMFEVVDGDARNVLCEAVEKHPATVLVVGSHGYGALKRAVLGSVSDYCAHHAHCSVMIVKKPKIKH, encoded by the exons ATGGAGAAATCGGTGATGGTGGTTGGGCTGGATGACAGCGACCACAGCTTCTATGCGTTGGAGTGGACTTTGCAACATTTCTTTTCTCCGTCGCCGGAAAATTCCCCTTTCAAGCTCGTTGTCGTCCACGCTAAGCCTTCTGCTCTGACCGCTATCGGCCTCGCTGGCCCCG GTTCTGCTGAGGTGCTGCCCTATgtggatttggatttgaggAAGATTGCTGCCAGGGTTTTGGAAAAGGCCAAGGAAATGTGCACAGCTAAATCG GTGAATGATGCGATGTTTGAGGTCGTCGATGGTGATGCTAGGAATGTTCTCTGTGAGGCTGTGGAAAAGCACCCAGCCACTGTGTTGGTTGTTGGTAGTCATGGTTATGGAGCTTTAAAGAg GGCTGTTTTGGGCAGTGTAAGTGATTACTGCGCTCATCATGCTCACTGCTCTGTGATGATTGTCAAGAAGCCAAAGATCAAACACTGA